From one Methanobrevibacter woesei genomic stretch:
- the cas2 gene encoding CRISPR-associated endonuclease Cas2 translates to MLTVVVYDIADNTSRSNLIKQLQHFGLHRIQKSVFIGYLDLESRLDLSENFELYLSSDNDSVILFPFCESCKDSILLSGDVELPVKDQVFRFI, encoded by the coding sequence ATGTTAACTGTTGTTGTTTATGATATTGCGGATAATACAAGCAGATCCAATTTAATTAAGCAATTGCAACATTTTGGTCTGCACAGGATTCAGAAATCTGTTTTTATAGGTTATTTGGATTTAGAATCAAGACTAGATTTGTCAGAAAATTTTGAACTTTATTTATCTTCTGATAATGATAGTGTGATTCTTTTTCCTTTTTGTGAAAGTTGTAAGGATTCTATTTTACTTTCAGGGGATGTGGAATTACCTGTTAAAGATCAGGTATTCAGATTTATTTAG